A genome region from Nocardia sp. NBC_00565 includes the following:
- a CDS encoding excalibur calcium-binding domain-containing protein, translating into MGHTRAGTRHIRAGGSPLIRHRPRRAHDSTQHSHQPPSHRQPLDSRRTPTSDRPYLLCPFRLARLAHRWQTIHEPNPALPRSAGYASHLDRDNDGIACE; encoded by the coding sequence ATCGGTCATACACGGGCCGGCACCCGACACATCCGCGCCGGCGGGTCGCCCCTCATACGACATCGCCCCCGCCGCGCACACGACAGCACCCAGCACAGCCATCAACCGCCGAGCCATCGGCAACCCCTCGACTCTCGCAGGACACCCACCAGCGACCGACCCTACCTGCTTTGCCCGTTTCGTCTCGCCCGACTTGCGCACCGATGGCAAACCATCCACGAGCCGAACCCCGCTCTACCGCGGTCAGCCGGATACGCCTCGCACCTCGATCGAGACAACGACGGAATCGCCTGCGAATGA